The region ATGTACGCCAACACGCCAACGAATCCTTGCCCGACATGTTTCAGCGAATTTTCACCCCAGCTGATAATTGTGTCTTGAATACCGCCGCTCTGCATAACAACGCCGACGCCCGCTGCTACCGCGATAATAAGGGCGACGCTTAGCAGGTCAGCCGAACCTTTCAGGAACGCATCAACGACAAACACTTCCTCTTTTTTGAATTGACGGTAGTAAATCGTTGCAATCACGATTGTTGAAATCAAGAATAGCGCCGAAATTTCATTGAAATACCAGTCGCCAAACGGAAGCGAATGTCCGATACCGAACAATGCGCCAACTACCGGCACGTCGCTTGCCGCAGTATACAAGTCTTTGAAGAGCGTCACGCCCCACTTCTCCCACGGCATAAGCGAAATTGTCATGCAGACAAATGTCAGCGCGAATACAATCATCACCGCAATACGCGAACGCGTAAACTTCGGCACGTTTGTCATATCAAGCGCCGTCGTCGCCGGCTTATAGCGCACGTCATCTTTGTAGTTGCCTTTTTTCACTTTCGCGGCGTAGCGCATCGTAAACACAATCGCCGCAACCAAACACAACAGCCAAATAATCGCCTGAACGCCAAGCACTTTGTCCAGCTCAACGCCGGCAGATTTCGCTGCAATACCTGTCGAAAATGGATTTAACGTCGAGCCAAGCACACCCGAGCCAGCGCCAAGCACAATCACCATTACCGCGGTCATCGCATTGTAGCCGGCTGCCATCATGATCGGCACGACAAGCGCATAAAACGCCACCGTTTCTTCTTGCATACCGTACGTTGTACCGCCGATCGAGAAGAATACCATCAAGATCGGAATAAGCCACTTCTCTTTGCCCTTCATCTTGCGGAGCAGCGCGCCAAGCGTCGCATCAAGCGCGCCGGTTTTCATCGTTACGCCCAAGAAGCCGCCGAGAATGAGAACGAACACGATAACATCAAGCTTCTCAGACATACCTTTGATCGGCGCGATAAAGGCATCCCACAGCCCTTGGCGACCATCATGCGTGACAGTGTTGCCGTCATCGTCTTTTTTCGGCTCGCCGCTATCGTCGAGATCGACGATTTTCTGTTTATCGACTTTCGAATACGTGCCTGATTCGCGATTGCCGTCTTTATCAAGTTTATATTGACCAGACGGGATAACCCACGTCAGCGTTGCCATTAGCGCAATCACGACGAACAATACGGTAAACGCCGATGGCGATCGCAGCTTCTTCTTAACTTTTTTAATTTTTTCTACCATGTTGGAGCCTCCTTCACTCCGTTATTTTACAGCGTCAACGCCATGACGGCCTTGATGGTATGCATGCGATTTTCAGCTTCGTCGAATACGACGCTATGTTTACTGCGGAAGACCTCGTCAGTCACTTCCATGCAATCCAGACCGTATTGATCGTGGATCTGCTGGCCGATCGTCGTATTCGTGTCGTGGAAGGACGGCAAGCAGTGCAAGAACTTCACGTTTAGATTGCGCGTCTGTTCAAGCATTGCGCGGTTGACTTGGTACGGCTTAAGGAGAGCGATGCGCTCAGCGAATTGATCTTCTTCGCCCATCGACGCCCACACATCGGTGTAAATTGCGTCTGCGCCCGCAAGCGCCTCGCCGTGATTATCAGTAACCATAATCTTCGCGCCGGTTTCTGCAGCGATCGCGCGCGCCGTTTCGAGGATTTCGCCGACCGGGTGCAATTCGCGCGGCGCCAGGATTCGGAAATCAACGCCCATTTTCGCCGAACCAATCAACAAGCTGTTCGCCATATTATTGCGCCCGTCACCGACAAACACCAGCTTCGCGCCTTTCAGCTTGCCGACATGTTCTTCAATCGTCATGAAGTCCGCCAAAATCTGCGTCGGGTGGAATGTGTCGGTCAAACCGTTCCACACCGGCACATTTGCAAATTCTGCCAAGCCTTCAACCGTCGAGTGCTTGAAGCCGCGGAATTCAATACCATCAAACATGCGGCCAAGTACCTTTGCCGTATCTTCAACCGATTCTTTCTTGCCGAGCTGAATATCATCTTTACCCAAGAACTCCGGCGCAACACCGAGGTCGTTTGCGGCAACCGTGAATGCGCAGCGCGTCCGCGTTGAGGTCTTTTCAAACAGTAGCGCGACCTGCTTACCTTCGTGCAAACGGTGCGCTTGACCATTTTTCTTTTGACGCTTTAATTCGTGCGCCGTATCAAGCATCAAGCGGATTTCGCTCGGCGTGAAATCTTTCAGCGTTAGAAATGACCGCCCGCGCAACTCGCGCGAGAGCGCCCACTTGCCGGATGGCACGGTATTTGGCTCTGTTTTTTCAATAAATCGCGGCGCAACCGCGCTTGGCATGTTTGCGACCGGAACGCTAACTCCGCGATTATCATTTACTTCAATGCGGTGCTTCAACTCTTCGCGCACCAGCGGCATACTCATACAGCGCGGACCGCCGCGACCGCGGCCAAGCTCCGAGCCAGAAATTTCAATCACTTCAACGCCAGCATCGCGCAGTTTTTGGTTCGTCACATAATTACGATCATATGTCACCACCACGCCTGGCGCGATCGCAAGCGTGTTGCTTCCGTCGTTCCATTGCTCGCGGGCTGCCGCGATTTCGTCGCCGCCGCCGCACTCAATCAGTGTAATTTTCGGAAGGCTAAGCGCTACGCGCAACGCATGCTCTAAGTCATTTTCGCGCGTAATCTTCGGGTATTTTTGTCCTTCGACTTTTTCCAGAATAAACAGATTCAAGTGTCCTTCAGCGTCGCGGATTTCCGGATGAATTGTGAACTTGTCATAGTCAATCATCGTGAACACCGTATCAAGGTGCATGAATGCATGGCTCTTTGGAATTTGCAGGGCAATAATTTTCTTAAATTCCGAGCCGGCAAACAAATTTGCCGCCATCGTTTCGATCGCTTCCGGTGTCGTACGCTCGCTAATACCGATTGCCATTGTTGTGCGATTCAAGATAAGCTCATCGCCGCCCTCCATTGAAAACTTCTCGTCGCGGTTATACCACACCGGAATATTTTTGCCGGCAAACCGCGGATGATGATCAATGATGTAACGCATAAATAGCGATTCGCGGCGCCGCGCCGGCC is a window of Candidatus Saccharimonadaceae bacterium ML1 DNA encoding:
- the arcA gene encoding Arginine deiminase, giving the protein MDEPIYITSEIGRLRTVLLHRPGEELENLTPETLHDLLFDDIPHLKVAQEEHDRFANVLRERGIEVLYLDELAAESLADDAVRRRFVDEMLAASKQGERRVTRALAEYLLGMEPRQMVRKLMAGVRKDEINLPAEHSEQLHDMVEQDHYPFYLDPMPNLYFTRDPAAAIGRGLTINRMHWPARRRESLFMRYIIDHHPRFAGKNIPVWYNRDEKFSMEGGDELILNRTTMAIGISERTTPEAIETMAANLFAGSEFKKIIALQIPKSHAFMHLDTVFTMIDYDKFTIHPEIRDAEGHLNLFILEKVEGQKYPKITRENDLEHALRVALSLPKITLIECGGGDEIAAAREQWNDGSNTLAIAPGVVVTYDRNYVTNQKLRDAGVEVIEISGSELGRGRGGPRCMSMPLVREELKHRIEVNDNRGVSVPVANMPSAVAPRFIEKTEPNTVPSGKWALSRELRGRSFLTLKDFTPSEIRLMLDTAHELKRQKKNGQAHRLHEGKQVALLFEKTSTRTRCAFTVAANDLGVAPEFLGKDDIQLGKKESVEDTAKVLGRMFDGIEFRGFKHSTVEGLAEFANVPVWNGLTDTFHPTQILADFMTIEEHVGKLKGAKLVFVGDGRNNMANSLLIGSAKMGVDFRILAPRELHPVGEILETARAIAAETGAKIMVTDNHGEALAGADAIYTDVWASMGEEDQFAERIALLKPYQVNRAMLEQTRNLNVKFLHCLPSFHDTNTTIGQQIHDQYGLDCMEVTDEVFRSKHSVVFDEAENRMHTIKAVMALTL
- a CDS encoding YfcC family protein — encoded protein: MVEKIKKVKKKLRSPSAFTVLFVVIALMATLTWVIPSGQYKLDKDGNRESGTYSKVDKQKIVDLDDSGEPKKDDDGNTVTHDGRQGLWDAFIAPIKGMSEKLDVIVFVLILGGFLGVTMKTGALDATLGALLRKMKGKEKWLIPILMVFFSIGGTTYGMQEETVAFYALVVPIMMAAGYNAMTAVMVIVLGAGSGVLGSTLNPFSTGIAAKSAGVELDKVLGVQAIIWLLCLVAAIVFTMRYAAKVKKGNYKDDVRYKPATTALDMTNVPKFTRSRIAVMIVFALTFVCMTISLMPWEKWGVTLFKDLYTAASDVPVVGALFGIGHSLPFGDWYFNEISALFLISTIVIATIYYRQFKKEEVFVVDAFLKGSADLLSVALIIAVAAGVGVVMQSGGIQDTIISWGENSLKHVGQGFVGVLAYIFFLPMSFIIPSSSGLAAATMPVIAPVAELVGVGKEVVVAAFATASGVLNMMAPTIASLMGGLALAGVSYRTWLKRTLPIMIIFAAISLVVIALFGMIH